A single Arcanobacterium canis DNA region contains:
- the glyA gene encoding serine hydroxymethyltransferase encodes MDFMSMPIGQVDPEIARVMDQELNRQRSTLEMIASENFVPRAVLEAQGSVLTNKYAEGYPGRRYYGGCEFVDVAEELARERAKSLFGAAYANVQPHSGAQANAAIYHALATPGDTVLGLELAHGGHLTHGMRINFSGKYFNAVTYGVDPATSLIDMDQVRQRALEYQPRIIIAGWSAYARHLNFAAFREIADEVGAYLWVDMAHFAGLVAAGLHPSPIPYADVVTTTIHKTIGGPRSGMILSRDETLAKKLNSAVFPGTQGGPLMHVIAAKAVAMKIAATEEFKERQQRTLDGAKIIAERLMRPDMASTGVNVLTGGTDVHLVLVDMRGCEMDGLTAEHLLDSAHITVNRNAVPFDPRPPAITSGLRIGTPALATRGFGDAEFCEVGDIIATVLAGGEGAVADASARVAALTDAFPLYPGLGQFGAE; translated from the coding sequence CCGATTGGCCAGGTCGATCCTGAGATCGCTAGGGTAATGGATCAGGAACTGAACCGACAGCGTTCAACCCTGGAAATGATTGCGTCAGAGAATTTTGTCCCGCGAGCCGTTCTTGAGGCTCAGGGTTCTGTACTGACGAATAAATATGCTGAAGGATACCCCGGAAGGCGCTACTACGGCGGTTGTGAATTCGTCGATGTAGCCGAAGAACTTGCGCGCGAGCGCGCCAAGAGTCTTTTCGGCGCGGCATACGCCAACGTTCAACCCCACTCAGGTGCGCAGGCCAACGCTGCGATTTACCATGCTCTGGCCACACCTGGCGATACCGTGCTCGGCCTTGAGCTCGCTCACGGTGGTCATCTCACTCATGGGATGCGAATTAATTTCTCGGGCAAGTACTTTAACGCTGTGACTTATGGCGTGGATCCCGCGACCTCTCTGATCGATATGGATCAGGTGCGCCAGCGCGCCTTGGAATATCAACCTCGCATTATTATCGCTGGGTGGTCAGCCTATGCTCGTCATCTCAATTTCGCGGCATTCCGCGAAATTGCGGATGAAGTTGGAGCATATCTGTGGGTGGACATGGCCCACTTCGCCGGTCTGGTTGCTGCAGGTTTGCACCCGTCACCAATTCCCTACGCCGACGTCGTCACCACCACAATTCATAAGACGATCGGTGGCCCGCGTTCAGGCATGATTCTTTCTCGTGATGAGACTCTGGCAAAGAAGCTTAACTCCGCAGTGTTCCCTGGCACTCAAGGCGGACCTCTGATGCATGTCATCGCAGCGAAGGCCGTAGCGATGAAGATCGCGGCAACAGAAGAATTCAAGGAGCGTCAGCAGCGCACTCTCGATGGCGCAAAGATCATCGCTGAACGGCTGATGCGCCCGGATATGGCCTCAACAGGCGTCAATGTTCTCACTGGCGGCACTGATGTTCACCTCGTATTGGTTGATATGCGTGGATGTGAAATGGATGGTCTGACCGCAGAACACCTCCTCGATTCGGCACATATCACCGTCAACCGCAATGCTGTGCCGTTTGATCCACGACCGCCGGCAATCACCTCGGGTCTTCGCATCGGCACGCCTGCTCTGGCAACGCGTGGATTTGGAGATGCAGAGTTTTGTGAAGTGGGAGACATCATCGCCACCGTTCTCGCCGGAGGCGAGGGGGCAGTTGCCGACGCGAGTGCGCGAGTTGCTGCGCTGACGGATGCTTTCCCTCTGTACCCGGGCCTTGGCCAGTTTGGAGCTGAATGA